A part of Dehalogenimonas sp. W genomic DNA contains:
- a CDS encoding ribonuclease J, with product MRLIPLGGLGEIGKNMMVIEYGDDIMIIDCGLMFPEEDMPGIDLVIPDISYLLERKDKIRGIVITHGHEDHIGALPYILPQLDAPIYCAPLPHGLITVKLKEARVHASNKVHETKAGDVIKLGVFSVEFVAMCHSIPDAAGLIIRTPVGTIVHSGDFKLDYTPVDGKTCDLSRLAQIGSEGVLLLLADSTHVEIPGYTPSEKVVGETISAVMSNAPGRVIVTTFASLVARIQQVMDAAVKYNRRIFIAGRSMSEIVKMALRLGYLKAPDGLIGELSEMNRLPPNRVALITTGSQGEPTSALVRIANGEHREVQIKKDDTIIISASPIPGNESVVSKTIDSLFKLGAQVFYDRVAKVHVHGHASQEELRLLQSLIRPQYFVPVHGEYRHLKLHSQLAEQMGVAKENIFTLEDGDILELSPQGGKIVGHAPASNVYVDGISVGDINGVVLRNRKMLAQDGIVVAIVTLDAESGHLVVRPDIVSRGFVDPDTGKALIESSRDLVVKMFDTETQYVADSAVISNKVRDLLAKYYYEKTRRRPMVLPVLVTV from the coding sequence TTGCGCTTAATCCCGCTGGGCGGTTTGGGTGAAATCGGCAAGAACATGATGGTCATTGAATATGGTGATGACATCATGATCATTGACTGCGGTTTGATGTTCCCTGAGGAAGATATGCCCGGAATTGACCTGGTCATTCCGGACATCAGCTACCTGTTGGAACGCAAGGACAAGATCAGGGGTATCGTCATCACCCACGGTCACGAGGACCATATCGGGGCGCTGCCCTACATCCTGCCTCAACTGGACGCCCCGATTTATTGTGCGCCGCTGCCTCACGGACTGATTACCGTTAAGCTCAAGGAAGCCCGGGTTCATGCCAGCAACAAGGTGCATGAAACCAAAGCCGGCGATGTCATCAAGCTCGGCGTTTTCAGCGTTGAATTCGTCGCCATGTGCCATTCCATTCCAGATGCGGCCGGACTGATAATCCGAACTCCCGTCGGCACCATCGTACACTCCGGGGATTTCAAACTGGACTATACTCCGGTAGACGGTAAAACATGCGACCTGTCCCGTCTGGCCCAGATAGGTTCCGAAGGCGTTCTGTTGTTACTGGCGGACTCCACTCATGTGGAAATTCCGGGCTACACCCCATCGGAAAAAGTAGTCGGCGAGACCATTTCCGCAGTCATGTCCAACGCTCCGGGCCGGGTAATTGTCACTACTTTCGCCTCGCTGGTCGCCCGTATTCAACAGGTGATGGACGCTGCGGTCAAGTACAACCGCCGCATATTCATTGCCGGCCGGAGTATGAGTGAAATCGTTAAAATGGCCCTCAGGCTGGGTTATCTGAAAGCCCCTGATGGACTTATCGGCGAACTCTCTGAAATGAACCGGTTACCGCCCAACCGCGTGGCCTTGATCACCACCGGATCTCAGGGTGAACCAACATCTGCCCTGGTGCGGATTGCCAACGGGGAACATCGTGAGGTGCAGATCAAAAAGGATGATACCATTATCATTTCCGCCTCGCCCATACCTGGTAACGAATCAGTTGTTTCCAAAACGATTGACAGCCTGTTCAAGCTGGGAGCCCAGGTCTTTTATGACCGGGTGGCCAAGGTCCATGTGCATGGTCATGCCTCTCAGGAAGAATTAAGACTGCTCCAGAGCCTCATCCGGCCTCAGTACTTCGTACCGGTGCACGGTGAATACCGTCATCTGAAACTGCATTCCCAGTTGGCAGAACAGATGGGGGTTGCCAAAGAAAATATTTTCACCCTTGAAGATGGAGACATACTTGAATTAAGCCCGCAGGGCGGTAAAATAGTCGGCCACGCCCCGGCAAGCAACGTTTATGTTGACGGTATTTCCGTTGGTGATATTAATGGCGTAGTGCTGAGGAACCGTAAAATGCTGGCTCAGGACGGCATCGTGGTAGCCATCGTCACCCTTGACGCTGAATCCGGACACCTGGTCGTCCGGCCGGATATCGTCTCGCGGGGTTTTGTTGATCCGGACACCGGCAAGGCGCTCATTGAATCCAGCCGGGATCTGGTGGTAAAGATGTTTGATACGGAGACCCAATACGTTGCTGATTCGGCCGTTATTTCCAACAAGGTAAGGGACCTGCTGGCAAAATACTATTACGAAAAAACCCGGCGGCGACCGATGGTGTTGCCGGTATTGGTGACAGTTTAA
- a CDS encoding uracil-DNA glycosylase: MTDQSSLLDNLAREIQGCQRCALAGTRNCAVPGEGNPEAEIMFIGEAPGFNEDNTGRPFCGAAGKFLTTLIESIGLKREDVFITNIIKSRPPGNRDPLPEEIEACKPWLDRQLEIIKPKVIVTLGRYSMNRFFPGKAISRIHGQWEKQGDLICFAMYHPAAALHQGNLRTTILADIAKLPIIIKELKQSEKPEPTQNRAAEPAVRQLDLFNF; encoded by the coding sequence ATGACCGACCAATCCAGCCTGCTTGATAATCTTGCCCGGGAAATCCAAGGCTGTCAGCGATGCGCTTTGGCCGGGACGCGAAATTGTGCCGTGCCGGGTGAGGGCAATCCGGAGGCAGAGATAATGTTTATCGGCGAAGCCCCGGGATTCAATGAGGACAATACCGGCCGGCCTTTTTGCGGCGCCGCCGGTAAATTCCTGACCACATTGATTGAATCAATCGGTCTTAAACGGGAAGATGTGTTTATCACCAACATCATCAAGAGCCGGCCGCCGGGCAACCGCGACCCGTTGCCGGAGGAAATAGAAGCCTGCAAACCGTGGTTGGACCGGCAATTGGAGATAATTAAACCTAAGGTTATCGTCACTCTCGGCCGATACTCCATGAACCGGTTTTTCCCCGGTAAAGCCATCAGCCGGATTCACGGCCAGTGGGAAAAACAAGGCGATTTGATTTGCTTCGCCATGTATCACCCGGCTGCCGCCCTGCACCAGGGCAACCTGAGAACCACCATATTGGCTGATATAGCCAAATTACCAATAATAATTAAGGAATTAAAACAAAGTGAAAAACCAGAACCCACCCAGAACCGGGCGGCGGAACCAGCCGTCCGGCAGCTTGACCTCTTCAACTTCTAG
- a CDS encoding YebC/PmpR family DNA-binding transcriptional regulator, translating to MSGHSKWATIKHQKGAADAKRGQLFTKLSREIILASKEGGPDPDMNARLRLAVQKAKDARMPSDNIDRAIKKGSGQLEGETLLELTLEGYGPGGVAVLVHAVSDNRNRAIQEVRHLFTKSGGAMGEAGCVAWIFDSKGTITVPAAGQDIDELTLEVIDAGAEDVKPDEEYLEIITAPDQLEAVRQAIEAKGLTIENSGLDMQPKTQIELDDDTAMQVLKLLTAMEELDDVQNVYSNADFSPEALEKFQAA from the coding sequence ATGTCTGGACATTCAAAATGGGCTACCATAAAACACCAGAAAGGCGCGGCTGATGCCAAGCGCGGGCAACTCTTCACCAAACTCTCCCGCGAAATCATCCTGGCCTCCAAAGAAGGCGGGCCGGACCCTGATATGAATGCCAGACTGCGTCTGGCGGTTCAAAAAGCCAAAGACGCGCGCATGCCCTCCGACAATATTGACCGGGCGATTAAAAAAGGCAGTGGACAGCTTGAGGGCGAAACCTTATTGGAACTCACCCTGGAGGGCTACGGACCGGGTGGTGTGGCGGTGCTGGTTCACGCGGTATCAGACAACCGTAACCGGGCTATTCAGGAAGTGCGTCATCTTTTTACCAAGAGCGGCGGCGCCATGGGCGAAGCCGGCTGTGTCGCCTGGATTTTTGATTCCAAAGGCACCATAACTGTTCCGGCTGCCGGACAGGATATTGATGAATTGACCCTTGAAGTCATTGATGCCGGGGCTGAAGACGTTAAACCCGATGAAGAATATTTAGAAATTATTACCGCACCTGATCAGTTGGAAGCCGTCCGGCAGGCGATTGAGGCTAAAGGCCTGACCATTGAAAATTCCGGCCTGGACATGCAGCCGAAAACCCAGATAGAGTTGGACGATGATACTGCCATGCAGGTGCTCAAGCTATTGACAGCCATGGAAGAATTGGATGACGTGCAAAATGTCTATTCCAACGCTGATTTCTCTCCCGAGGCCCTGGAAAAGTTTCAGGCTGCCTAG
- a CDS encoding DHA2 family efflux MFS transporter permease subunit, translating to MMNLKSTGTTPAQYSKWLVLAVLSAALFMINLDVTIVNIALPDIMERLPASLADAEWVLNAYVLVFAILLITMGRLGDIFGRKRLFTGGLLVFTVSSLLCGLAPNIGWLIAGRIAQAAGGAAMMPATLSILNITFQSGQRGLAMGIWGASAGAAAALGPIIGGLLVGTLGWQWVFLINIPLGIAALVAAFKIVPESCDPNATRRIDFPGIIAATIALGAISFALIEGQALGWTSVVTLGLFGAGIIAAAAFLVIEAKARTPLIPLVFFRNISFTAGNILGLIVMFCLVGLIFLSVMYLQAIRDFSPMDAGLVVLPLSLALMIISPVAGRLADRLQMRFLMSAGMVMVALAFSLLAQINPEVPAAMMAWPLGLAGLGLGLVMAPLSSVVMASAPLARSGTASGILTTMRQVGATLGITVLGAVLQFNMVNNLRIFFEGIPFMPQTAKDAILKGVSEGGMAGAVTSDAPEFLKTLISQVMTEQFSLALSSAMTVAMWVCIAGAAAALFINYHPRRTTTAAA from the coding sequence ATGATGAACCTGAAATCCACCGGCACCACACCAGCCCAATATAGTAAATGGCTGGTGCTGGCGGTACTTTCAGCAGCGCTGTTCATGATAAACCTGGATGTCACCATTGTGAACATCGCCCTGCCGGACATCATGGAACGACTGCCGGCCTCACTGGCGGACGCCGAGTGGGTGCTCAACGCCTATGTGCTGGTATTCGCAATACTGTTGATTACCATGGGCCGGCTGGGGGATATTTTTGGCCGCAAACGGCTTTTCACCGGCGGCCTGCTGGTATTCACCGTTTCTTCCCTCCTGTGCGGTCTGGCGCCAAATATCGGCTGGTTGATAGCCGGACGGATAGCCCAGGCAGCCGGCGGTGCGGCTATGATGCCGGCGACCCTCTCTATCCTGAACATTACCTTTCAAAGCGGTCAGCGGGGCCTGGCCATGGGCATCTGGGGAGCCTCGGCTGGCGCGGCGGCCGCACTGGGCCCGATCATCGGCGGCCTGCTGGTGGGGACACTGGGTTGGCAATGGGTGTTTCTGATAAATATCCCGCTGGGTATCGCGGCACTGGTGGCTGCGTTTAAAATAGTACCCGAATCATGTGACCCCAACGCCACTCGGAGGATTGATTTTCCGGGTATCATCGCCGCCACCATCGCATTAGGTGCCATTAGCTTTGCACTGATTGAGGGGCAAGCACTGGGGTGGACTTCGGTAGTGACGCTGGGATTATTCGGTGCCGGCATCATCGCGGCGGCGGCATTTTTGGTAATTGAAGCGAAAGCCCGCACACCCCTGATACCCCTGGTGTTTTTCCGCAACATCTCCTTTACCGCTGGCAACATTCTGGGATTAATTGTTATGTTCTGCCTGGTAGGCTTGATATTTCTTTCAGTGATGTATCTTCAGGCGATCAGGGATTTCTCCCCGATGGATGCTGGGCTGGTGGTGCTACCGCTATCATTAGCCTTAATGATTATTTCGCCGGTGGCCGGACGATTGGCAGACCGCCTGCAGATGCGTTTTCTGATGTCTGCCGGCATGGTAATGGTGGCACTGGCCTTCTCACTGTTGGCGCAAATAAACCCGGAGGTCCCCGCCGCAATGATGGCCTGGCCGCTGGGATTAGCCGGTTTGGGTTTGGGTTTGGTCATGGCCCCCCTCTCATCGGTGGTAATGGCCTCCGCTCCGCTGGCCCGTTCCGGAACGGCTTCCGGGATTCTGACCACCATGCGCCAGGTTGGTGCCACGCTGGGGATTACCGTGCTGGGGGCAGTGCTTCAATTCAACATGGTCAACAACCTGAGGATCTTTTTTGAAGGTATCCCTTTTATGCCGCAAACGGCCAAGGACGCCATTTTGAAGGGCGTGAGCGAAGGCGGAATGGCTGGAGCGGTCACCTCGGACGCTCCGGAATTTTTAAAAACGCTGATCAGTCAGGTGATGACGGAGCAGTTCTCTCTGGCGTTAAGTTCCGCCATGACGGTAGCCATGTGGGTTTGCATCGCCGGAGCGGCGGCGGCGTTATTTATCAATTATCACCCGAGGCGCACCACAACGGCAGCAGCTTAA
- a CDS encoding molybdopterin-binding protein — MISARNQFKGTIKNVKLGTVMAEVVVEAGGMEIVSLISLASVESMNLKVGDTVTTIIKSTEVMVAKEL, encoded by the coding sequence ATGATCAGCGCTCGAAATCAATTCAAAGGCACGATTAAAAACGTTAAATTAGGCACGGTGATGGCTGAAGTCGTTGTTGAAGCCGGCGGGATGGAAATTGTCAGTTTAATTTCCCTCGCTTCCGTTGAATCAATGAATCTCAAAGTCGGTGATACGGTAACTACCATTATCAAATCAACCGAAGTAATGGTTGCTAAGGAACTTTAA
- the ruvC gene encoding crossover junction endodeoxyribonuclease RuvC, which yields MRVLGVDPGTLRLGFGVVDAEGASVVYVSSGTVKCSDKLPVPERLKLLYAELEKVIRLHKPDCAAVESPFFSVNARSALAIGKAQTVAILAAVNAGLEVFEYPPALIKSHIAGFGASTKDQVTSMVMLQLRLTEPLSSPDAADALACALCHIQEARRTAVIRASQA from the coding sequence ATGAGGGTTTTGGGCGTTGACCCCGGCACCCTGCGTCTTGGTTTCGGTGTCGTTGACGCCGAAGGGGCCTCGGTGGTCTATGTCTCCAGCGGAACGGTGAAGTGCTCTGATAAGCTGCCGGTGCCGGAGCGCCTGAAACTGCTCTATGCTGAACTGGAAAAAGTCATTCGCTTGCACAAGCCTGATTGTGCCGCCGTGGAGAGTCCGTTTTTTTCAGTAAACGCCCGCTCTGCACTGGCAATCGGCAAAGCTCAGACAGTGGCCATTCTGGCTGCGGTCAATGCCGGTCTGGAGGTTTTTGAATACCCCCCGGCTTTAATTAAATCACATATTGCCGGTTTCGGCGCCTCAACCAAGGACCAGGTTACAAGCATGGTGATGCTGCAGTTGCGGTTGACCGAACCCCTCTCCTCACCGGATGCCGCCGATGCTCTCGCCTGTGCCTTGTGCCACATCCAGGAAGCCCGCAGGACAGCGGTCATTCGCGCTTCTCAGGCTTGA